A single region of the Zootoca vivipara chromosome 2, rZooViv1.1, whole genome shotgun sequence genome encodes:
- the SPRY4 gene encoding protein sprouty homolog 4 isoform X1, which translates to MEPRTPHSITGVPNSTVAVQPLLDSRIPYGRLQHPLTILPIDQMKTTHLENDYIDNPTLAQVAAQKHPRGHHEPAHPPRCEQDITHPWISFSGRPSSISSSSSTSSDQRLLDHMVPAPVADQSSPRAVRIQPKVINCKPLDLKGPASQEMDKHFLLCEACGKCKCKECALPRTLPSCWVCNQECLCSAQNLVNYSTCMCLVKGVFYHCTNEDDEGSCADHPCSCSHSNCCARWSFMSALSLVLPCLLCYLPATGCVKLSQRCYDQVSRPGCRCKNTNSVICKASPEGKVGSRPEKPF; encoded by the coding sequence ATGGAGCCTCGGACACCTCACAGCATTACTGGGGTTCCCAATTCCACTGTGGCGGTCCAGCCTCTCCTGGACAGCCGCATCCCCTATGGCAGGCTGCAGCATCCTCTGACCatcctgccaattgaccaaatGAAGACCACGCACCTGGAGAACGACTACATAGACAACCCCACACTGGCCCAGGTGGCTGCTCAGAAACATCCCCGGGGCCACCACgagcctgcccaccccccacgaTGCGAGCAGGACATCACTCATCCATGGATCTCTTTCAGCGGGCGGCCCAGTTCCatcagcagtagcagtagcacaTCTTCGGATCAAAGGCTTTTGGATCACATGGTTCCAGCCCCGGTAGCAGACCAGTCCTCCCCGAGGGCTGTCCGGATACAGCCTAAGGTGATTAATTGCAAGCCCTTGGACCTGAAGGGGCCTGCTTCTCAGGAGATGGACAAGCACTTTTTGCTGTGCGAAGCCTGTGGGAAATGCAAGTGCAAGGAGTGCGCCCTGCCGAGGACTTTGCCCTCCTGCTGGGTGTGCAACCAGGAGTGCCTATGCTCGGCTCAGAACCTGGTCAACTATTCCACCTGCATGTGTCTGGTGAAGGGCGTCTTCTACCACTGTACCAACGAGGACGACGAGGGCTCTTGCGCAGACCACCCCTGCTCCTGCTCGCATTCGAACTGCTGCGCTCGCTGGTCTTTCATGAGCGCCCTCTCTCTGGTCCTGCCTTGCTTGCTGTGCTACCTGCCGGCCACCGGCTGCGTGAAGCTGTCGCAGCGGTGCTACGACCAAGTGAGTCGGCCAGGATGCCGGTGCAAAAACACAAACAGTGTGATTTGCAAAGCATCACCTGAAGGGAAAGTTGGCAGCAGGCCAGAGAAGCCATTTTGA
- the SPRY4 gene encoding protein sprouty homolog 4 isoform X2, translating into MEPRTPHSITGVPNSTVAVQPLLDSRIPYGRLQHPLTILPIDQMKTTHLENDYIDNPTLAQVAAQKHPRGHHEPAHPPRCEQDITHPWISFSGRPSSISSSSSTSSDQRLLDHMVPAPVADQSSPRAVRIQPKVINCKPLDLKGPASQEMDKHFLLCEACGKCKCKECALPRTLPSCWVCNQECLCSAQNLVNYSTCMCLVKGVFYHCTNEDDEGSCADHPCSCSHSNCCARWSFMSALSLVLPCLLCYLPATGCVKLSQRCYDQVRLDPGDDPITQALLILLLFCLPENSFSLL; encoded by the exons ATGGAGCCTCGGACACCTCACAGCATTACTGGGGTTCCCAATTCCACTGTGGCGGTCCAGCCTCTCCTGGACAGCCGCATCCCCTATGGCAGGCTGCAGCATCCTCTGACCatcctgccaattgaccaaatGAAGACCACGCACCTGGAGAACGACTACATAGACAACCCCACACTGGCCCAGGTGGCTGCTCAGAAACATCCCCGGGGCCACCACgagcctgcccaccccccacgaTGCGAGCAGGACATCACTCATCCATGGATCTCTTTCAGCGGGCGGCCCAGTTCCatcagcagtagcagtagcacaTCTTCGGATCAAAGGCTTTTGGATCACATGGTTCCAGCCCCGGTAGCAGACCAGTCCTCCCCGAGGGCTGTCCGGATACAGCCTAAGGTGATTAATTGCAAGCCCTTGGACCTGAAGGGGCCTGCTTCTCAGGAGATGGACAAGCACTTTTTGCTGTGCGAAGCCTGTGGGAAATGCAAGTGCAAGGAGTGCGCCCTGCCGAGGACTTTGCCCTCCTGCTGGGTGTGCAACCAGGAGTGCCTATGCTCGGCTCAGAACCTGGTCAACTATTCCACCTGCATGTGTCTGGTGAAGGGCGTCTTCTACCACTGTACCAACGAGGACGACGAGGGCTCTTGCGCAGACCACCCCTGCTCCTGCTCGCATTCGAACTGCTGCGCTCGCTGGTCTTTCATGAGCGCCCTCTCTCTGGTCCTGCCTTGCTTGCTGTGCTACCTGCCGGCCACCGGCTGCGTGAAGCTGTCGCAGCGGTGCTACGACCAA GTCAGGCTGGATCCTGGGGATGACCCCATCACTCAAGCGTTGttgatcttgttgttgttttgccttcCTGAAAACTCTTTCTCATTGCTTTAG